The following proteins come from a genomic window of Halomicroarcula saliterrae:
- a CDS encoding rhomboid family intramembrane serine protease yields the protein MRALRRSPTVVTLTVIVAVFACQQVAGLLGWRGLFALSNPLLVRPWTLLTSVYAHADVSHLVANALALAFAGLLVERLTTSARFHGFFAAVGSLAGVTQVAVVGFVGPLVPGMPASVTVLGASGAILGLFGYLLGANRLTELLVAGVELAPRLQLALGVALAAVITLLTANPGAALVAHFTGLLLGFLAGRAHLLAPGERSQERRPTAE from the coding sequence ATGCGCGCCCTCCGACGCAGTCCGACGGTCGTGACGCTGACCGTCATCGTCGCCGTCTTCGCCTGCCAGCAGGTCGCCGGACTCCTCGGATGGCGGGGCCTGTTCGCGCTGTCGAACCCCCTGCTGGTGCGCCCGTGGACGCTGCTCACGAGCGTCTACGCCCACGCCGACGTCTCGCACCTGGTCGCCAACGCCCTCGCGCTCGCCTTTGCCGGCCTGCTGGTCGAGCGGCTGACGACCAGCGCCCGCTTTCACGGCTTCTTCGCCGCCGTCGGGTCGCTGGCCGGGGTGACACAGGTCGCCGTCGTCGGGTTCGTCGGCCCGCTCGTCCCGGGGATGCCCGCGAGCGTGACCGTACTGGGCGCGAGCGGGGCTATCCTCGGGCTCTTTGGCTACCTGCTCGGGGCGAACCGCCTCACCGAGTTGCTCGTGGCCGGCGTCGAACTCGCCCCGCGGCTCCAGCTCGCGCTCGGCGTGGCGCTGGCAGCGGTGATAACGCTCCTGACAGCTAATCCAGGTGCCGCGCTCGTCGCGCATTTCACCGGCCTGCTGCTCGGCTTTCTCGCCGGTCGCGCGCACCTGCTCGCGCCGGGTGAGCGGTCACAGGAGCGACGGCCGACGGCGGAGTGA